In Vidua chalybeata isolate OUT-0048 chromosome 5, bVidCha1 merged haplotype, whole genome shotgun sequence, one genomic interval encodes:
- the LOC128788384 gene encoding endonuclease domain-containing 1 protein-like: MLWLLLLQVLASCLWLGHGEVVKSFETSCPQFFFREIPPNEALEPRNPTWICQRYKNQYYFATLYDRKMRIPVYSAYIYQPGPGKRPKTWLVEPQLIGPTFPKTMEKEWTLLNQYNVTLEKLSQSQAILHDYKNLTGLNRGHLNPNGHHDDYSSRMATFTLTNIVPQDEKLNGGAWNNYEQQTMIRRTQGCKITYAIVGAVPGNNYIAKGRVNKPSHLWSAACCVVDNNHIKAWAVIAENDKNQVELLTLGELEDTLTELYGRGQVSLFDSDCPRE; encoded by the exons atgctgtggctgctgctgctgcaggtgttgGCCAGCTGCCTCTGGCTGGGACACGGCGAGGTGGTGAAGTCCTTTGAAACTTCATGTCCTCAGTTTTTTTTCCGGGAGATCCCCCCAAATGAAGCTCTGGAGCCACGGAACCCAACCTGGATCTGCCAGCGCTACAAGAACCAGTATTACTTTGCCACCCTGTACGACAGGAAGATGCGTATTCCTGTCTACTCTGCTTACATCTACCAGCCTGGACCTGGCAAAAGACCTAAAACATGGCTGGTTGAGCCCCAG CTGATTGGCCCAACTTTTCCCAAAACTATGGAAAAAGAGTGGACACTCTTAAATCAATACAATGTCACCTTAGAGAAACTCAGCCAGAGCCAGGCTATCCTTCATGACTACAAGAACCTGACGGGTTTGAACCGGGGCCATTTGAACCCCAATGGCCACCACGACGACTACAGCAGCAGGATGGCTACCTTCACCCTCACCAACATAGTGCCCCAGGATGAGAAACTCAATGGCGGCGCCTGGAACAACTACGAGCAGCAAACTATGATCAGGAGGACCCAGGGCTGTAAAATCACCTATGCCATTGTGGGTGCTGTGCCTGGGAACAACTACATCGCCAAGGGGAGGGTTAATAAACCCAGCCACCTCTGGtcagctgcctgctgtgtgGTGGACAACAACCACATAAAGGCTTGGGCGGTCATCGCTGAGAATGACAAGAACCAGGTTGAGCTCCTCACCCTGGGGGAGCTGGAGGACACGTTAACTGAGCTGTATGGGAGGGGACAGGTTTCCCTGTTTGACAGTGACTGTCCCCGGGAATAA